GCCTTGGCGCCGTTGCCGGCGGCGGCGCCTTTCGCCGGCTGCAGATTCGTCCTCCGCGGCGCGCTCCATGCGGTCCTTCAGCGTCGCGAACAGGGCCTTTTCGGCCTTGCGCAGCTGTTCCTGCGCGATGTCGGCGCCGGGCAGGCGGCTGAGGAAGCTGGCGGCAAAGCGACCGGCCCGCCGGGCGTTGGCGACAGCACCATCGTTGATGGCGAGGCCACGGCCGGCGCTGCTGTCATCCTGTTTCGGATCGTTGGGGTTCACTCGAAACCTCTCGCGGGTATAACAGCTAGTTTCCGGCGGAAGCATACGTCAGATGAATGGCCCTGCGGCCGTGCCCCAGGGCCTGTCACCCATTCCTCGGTGTCGAACCTCGACACCTAAGGCTTGCGGGCCAGCGCGGTGACGACTCGAAGTAGGGCGGGCGGCTCTCGCGCGAGCTGATCCGGCAGTTTTCCACCCGGAAGCCGGCGCCTTCCAGCATGCGCTGCAGCTTGGTCGGTTGCAGGCCGAGGTTGACGTGGTCGTAGGCGTGCATCGCCGCCTCGTGGCGGTGGGCGTTCAAGGCGGCCACCACCAGGCGTCCGCCGGGCGCAGCAGGCGAAAGCCCTCGGCCAGCAGCTTCTCCGGCGTGCGCGTATAGGCCAGTGCATGCATCGCGAAGACATGGTCGGCGCTGGCGTCCGGCAAGGGGGTGGCGTGCATGTCCGCTTCGTGGAAGCGCACGTTGCGGTAGGGTGCCAGGCGCTTGCGCGCGGCGGCGATCACGGTAGGGCTGATGTCCACGCAGGCGATGCTGCGGGCGCGCTCCGCGATCAGCTCGGCCAGCACGCCGTCGCCGCAGGCGATGTCCACCACGTCGCCCAGGTCGAGCAGGCCGATCAGCGCCCGTGCCGTGGCCTCCCAGGTGCGTCCCGGGGAATAGTGAAGTTCCATGCGCCCGGCGACCGACTCGGCCCAGGTCTGGCCGGGCGTGCGGCTGCGCAGGACTTCCTTGGCGCGCTCGTGGTCCACGCGCAGCTGC
The sequence above is a segment of the Oleomonas cavernae genome. Coding sequences within it:
- a CDS encoding metalloregulator ArsR/SmtB family transcription factor, whose protein sequence is MTLSLEQSTELCSLLADASRLRLLLLLETHELSVAELTGITGLAQSRVSTHLARLKRAGLVQDKRSGSSALYSANGVSGAVGELWELLRSRLDDGQLRVDHERAKEVLRSRTPGQTWAESVAGRMELHYSPGRTWEATARALIGLLDLGDVVDIACGDGVLAELIAERARSIACVDISPTVIAAARKRLAPYRNVRFHEADMHATPLPDASADHVFAMHALAYTRTPEKLLAEGFRLLRPADAWWWPP